From a region of the Cucumis sativus cultivar 9930 chromosome 6, Cucumber_9930_V3, whole genome shotgun sequence genome:
- the LOC101220979 gene encoding ubiquitin-conjugating enzyme E2 28, with the protein MASKRILKELKDLQKDPPTSCSAGPVAEDMFHWQATIMGPADSPYSGGVFLVSIHFPPDYPFKPPKVAFRTKVFHPNINSNGSICLDILKEQWSPALTISKVLLSICSLLTDPNPDDPLVPEIAHMYKTDRTKYEATARSWTQKYAMG; encoded by the exons ATGGCTTCTAAACGTATTCTTAAAGAGCTCAAGGATTTACAGAAGGATCCTCCTACGTCTTGCAGTGCTG GTCCTGTGGCTGAAGACATGTTTCATTGGCAAGCAACTATCATGGGACCTGCTGATTCTCCATATTCAGGAGGTGTTTTCTTAGTTTCTATTCATTTCCCTCCAGACTATCCTTTCAAGCCCCCAAAG GTTGCTTTTAGGACTAAGGTGTTCCACCCAAACATTAACAGCAACGGAAGCATATGTCTGGACATTCTTAAAGAACAGTGGAGCCCTGCGCTAACTATTTCTAAG GTGCTGTTGTCCATATGCTCTCTGTTAACTGATCCCAACCCTGACGATCCTCTTGTTCCCGAAATTGCTCACATGTACAAGACTGATAGAACCAAGTATGAAGCCACAGCACGTAGCTGGACTCAAAAGTATGCTATGGGATAG
- the LOC101205428 gene encoding ethylene-responsive transcription factor ERF069 → MSVGDMASLSGHKTNCRRKALTSGESTKPNQRLLRIIVTDADATDSSSEDELILGSRTAIRRQVREITIKRYSVPDSSSPKSPVSEICKKRNPRSRRSNNSCRRNKFRGVRQRPWGRWAAEVRDPILRKRIWLGTFDTAEEAAAVYDRAAIELQGPNAATNFSGDGAVKSAVEGSSKEEEEEEEEEEGGVESRKTTAAWSPTSVLHYDSFLTPIEEMGYCGEVDELGLEIGAASLPTARRQYGGEEELGEIELDLDYFLVDVIY, encoded by the coding sequence ATGTCTGTCGGAGACATGGCTTCTTTATCAGGGCATAAAACCAACTGCCGCCGGAAAGCTCTAACTTCCGGTGAATCTACAAAACCGAATCAAAGGCTTCTTAGGATTATCGTCACCGACGCCGACGCTACTGATTCCTCTAGTGAAGATGAACTGATTTTGGGATCAAGAACAGCCATTAGGCGACAAGTAAGAGAAATCACTATTAAACGTTACTCTGTTCCTGATAGTTCTTCACCAAAATCCCCCGTTTCAGAGATTTGCAAGAAGCGGAACCCCAGATCACGAAGGTCTAACAATTCTTGTCGCCGGAATAAGTTCAGAGGAGTCCGGCAGAGACCATGGGGCCGATGGGCAGCGGAAGTTCGAGATCCGATTCTCCGGAAACGGATTTGGCTCGGAACCTTCGATACGGCGGAAGAAGCAGCGGCGGTTTACGACCGAGCTGCTATAGAACTCCAGGGTCCAAACGCCGCAACGAACTTCTCCGGCGACGGAGCAGTTAAATCGGCGGTGGAGGGCAGTAgcaaggaggaggaggaggaggaggaggaggaggagggagGCGTAGAATCGCGGAAAACGACGGCGGCTTGGTCGCCGACTTCGGTGCTCCATTACGACAGCTTTTTGACTCCGATTGAGGAGATGGGGTATTGTGGAGAGGTGGATGAGTTGGGATTGGAGATTGGAGCTGCAAGTTTACCGACGGCGAGGAGGCAGTACGGCGGCGAAGAGGAATTGGGGGAGATTGAGTTGGACTTGGACTATTTCTTGGTTGACGTAATTTACTAA